From Clarias gariepinus isolate MV-2021 ecotype Netherlands chromosome 18, CGAR_prim_01v2, whole genome shotgun sequence:
CAGGCCTTTGTTCATCAATAATAAATGGATAATTCTCCcccaaaacaagaaaaaaaacaaaaacaaaaaaaagaaataaaaaccaccAGGGCTGCCATTTGTCCTCAAATCTTCATCAGTAGTCTGCAGCCAAACCACAACTACATTAGTCCGAatgcaaatgtttgtttttccacacatccctttacatttaaatgctgAGGGACAAAAACGTACAACTGTCCAGTCATAAATAAAACGCCCGTTTCAATACACTTATTCGCCCTCACAAAGAAAGTGATTCTCAAAACAAAGAAGACCCCATTTAAACAGCGTTATTATTGTTCTCAAATGTCCTGTCAAACATCTAAATTGTGGCAGCTTTTCCGGTTTATACTTTACACAAGAAAGAtacttttattagtttatacAGTTACGTTCCGTAGCAAATAAATCTAACAAACAGAAACAGCAAGAAACTGCCATGGAGCTCCATTTTCCATTGCTTGTGTATACATTAAGCGAATGTCGCTTTCCAAGAACAGttaggcaaaataataataataataataatgacaaaagTGTGCATATAAGACTGAATCAAAGCTGCAAATGTGGAAGCATTTCCACCacagaaaaaataatcacagtTCAATCACTTCTGCAAAGTTTTTCCTCTGCTGATGATTTAAGcctactttttaattttttttattgaaacagaaaatctattttcttcacATGTGacagaagggggggggggggggagatcAAATTgagcatcctttttttttttttttgcattcgtTCGAACTTCTGTTTTGAAATGGTAAAATGAAGAATTACTCCCAAatcaagtgtgtgtatgatacTGAACGATCCAGACCGTCATGTGTGTAGAGGTCCACAAACACTTCAAACGGCGATGGCGGCATCCCTCAAAAAGTCTTGTTGAATTTACGCCTTGGTGTGTTTAATGATGGCTCCTCCCTTTCCTTTTCTTACATGGCATTTGGTACCATGCCaagatttataaaaacaaaatgaaaaaccaTTTGTGTGACTCAGCATGGTTACACTAGAATATGTACATTTGTGTGATTTCTTAATTGTGTTATTTCCCCACTTTCCATTAACATGTCACAGTTCCATGATGtcttcataaaaataattataaaagaagTAGTATCAGTGCTAGCGTACATGCTATttgcacacaataaaaaaaaaaaaagagaatgaaaaGACCCCCGCTTGCTGGATGAACTGCTCCACAGACAAGTCCACAGACACCTCTGAGAAGGGGAAGCATGTTCCACATGGCTTAGCAGAGCAGAGGCTGGATGTCTTAATATAGGGTGTCTGTCCTAGCTCTCTAGAATTAACATCGACATTGGGCTGCGACATCCTGGTGAGATAAATTTCttgaaaggagagaaaaaataaacaacgacgacaacaacaacaaaaaaaaaaacactggtttGTCTACCCCACCCTTCCCGTCTTCCAAATCGGCTGATACGATGGCTGGTAGAAGAACTTTCTAGAAATGTCGATGCACATATATGACTtaagtctgtgtgtttgtgtatgtgcgagTGAGCAAAACAgcagatttttaattttttttccttttggcaATTGCAGTATGACCAAAGTCGTTGTCTCCTCCCTCTTCTTCTTGCAAAATGTTTAGACTTCACTCCGAACTCGGGTGATGCTCGGGAGAGACATTCGTATCCTTCAGTGCAAGTTACACCTGTagattttatgcattttgattGGTTTTGTCAGGTTAGTGAGTTGCAGGTTGATAGGTGATGGTTGGTTGTGATCGTGGTGAGTGGGCAGCGGGGGAAGGACAGCAGCAGGAGACCCCACCCTGGTTTGAGTTCTAACTTGGCTCTATTAGAACTTAAACTCCTTGGTTTGGAGGTTGGATGTGGGGTCGAAGTTGAACGTGCCGCCTTGTGTGGCTTCGGGGATCAGACTTGGGTCTTCGTCGATCTAAATCAGATACAGGCGTCgagagaaatacattttagggtTATGACATTAAAACAGAAAGCTGAAGCCCAAAACCAAGATACTTACATCATCTCCTGAAAAGTACTGGTCAATGATTTCAAACGCGAGTTTGTAGATATCCTCGTTTTCATGCTGTTGCAGGTTTTCAATCTTTTCCAGTCCTGATGAAAAAATGTTTAGAAGAACGTTTAGGCTACACGCAGACACTAGGCATGCTTTCATGAATGTTCATGAACTTTTTAAGGAACCTGTTCAAGCAGGTGGACATAATACATTGCTGTGAATAAGTATTTGtcccatttttttattctttttatttttttaaattctttttatttattttttttttacacaatttcaATAGtttaacacaattttttaatacacaaagataaccaggGTCAATACAataagcagtttttaaataaatatatttttttttaacaaggggaaaaaagtaaaaaatgtgaaaCTAATAACTGATTGTTCCATCCTTGGTGGCAACAACGGCTATCAAACTTTTGGCATCTAGTCTTTCACAATGGAAAAAATTTGGACCCACTTCTttacattcattatttaaattgaGTCATGTGAGTTTGACCTGTGTAAGATCACACTATCGCATCTCAGCCAAATTTAAATCCTGACTTTGACAAGGCCGCTCCAAAACCTCAGTCATTCAGAGGTGGACATGCTGGTGTATTTGTCCTTCTGCATAACCCAAGAGTGCGCTTGAGCTTGATGTCACGGACTGATGGCCGGACATTTTCCTTCAGGAATGTGAAGGAAAATGAGAATTCATGGTTTCAATTACGACAagtcatccaggtcctgaagctctGAAGCCCTAGGCCACAacgctaccaccaccatgttctTCTTTTAAAACACTGTGCTAGTTTTATACCACTTtccaaaaagtaaaatttttatcACATCAGTTCACAATATTTCCCCaaagtcttggggataatcaagatgtttGTGCCAAATGTCATGcgagcctttgtgttctttttggtcaacAGTCAAGTTCGCTGTTTACCTCCACACTCCTCGATGATCTCGGCGATGGTGCTGGCCTCCTCGCCCGCCATAATCAGGATGTTCTTCAAGCCGTCTAAAACCACTTGAACCACCTGCGAGTCCTTCACCGAGAGCAGGTTACAAAAAGGAGGGATCACATTCTGCTGCACCAAGTACTCCacctgttaattaattaatcacagagaaagaaaatgattcaaatgtttaatttttattcggTGTGCTTCTTATTTATAAACAacgtgaaaaaaacaacaacaaacctgATCTTTTCTTCCGCTTATTGTTAAGTTGCTGATGGCCCATGCTGCCTCTTTCTGTGTACCAAAATCTCCCTGGAAACAAGAACACGAGCAGAGATTTAAAGAAAACTTGGCACTCCGTTTTGTgtaataagggaaaaaaaagcactctGTCGCATCCGACACTGGACCATTACAAAAGAGAGACGTGGTTCTAGAATTAGTGAAGGATAATTATTGTGTGTCTTACCTTGGCCAGCTGGTGTATGATCATGGGGATGAGCCCTGCATCTATCACAGCTTGCACCTGCTGCTGGTTCCCTGCGGTGATGTTGGACAGGAACCACACGGCCTCCTGTAgaacacatccacacacaaaaaaagaggcGCACTCGGATCATTTGCATCCTTAGAGAAGCTCATTAAACCCCTGAGGCTGAAAATTAAGACCTAGCGTACATGCAGCATTTCAAGTACGAGTCATTTCTCCTAATGATTTTTCCCTTCCAGGCtcattaaaatattagaataatattcataatgataaaaaaaaaatactccagATACAAGTTAATTACTGGTCTTGGGTCATAAGGGAGTGACACACCTCTGTTTAATGTCCAATAattaagttgtttaaaaaaaagccagacttcAAATATGATGATTCATAGACTAGACGCAGGAAGGTTCGTCTCCTAGTGGGCACTACTATTTAGCAAGAACACTTGCACCACGTTGGCTTCTgtccatgctgtgtgtgtgtgtgcgtgtgtgtgtaggcaccTTGTTGATCTTCTCTTTGGGGTGTGTGAGCAGATTGGGGAAATGAGAGAGCACATCACAGTTGAGCACCACCTGAGTCTGCTCGTCTGTCCCCGTCACAATGTTACCCACTGCCCTCAGTGCTGCCGTCTGAGAGaagcagacatttttttttaattacacatcaGCATGCTAACCGAAAACACATGGTGTctaatgcaaattattttatataaaaaaaaaaaaataaaaaaaaacgacacAAGAACACAAACTCCTTactcatttcttttattatcaTAGCAATAAGTATTGAGTGATAATATCTAGAGTAATCCACTACAactgtttatgtaaaataaagatTGTGACTAAAAATGATTACAACtaccatttaatttaacatgggggaaaaaaaacaatcacaaaaAACAATCACAAAAAACACTGAGCTTTACCTTGTCTTAAGCACCGAGATTGAAAACCAATGCTTTAAGCCAGATAATTCCTTTAACATCCCTCCCTAAGCAACacccataacacacacacacctctataaACACTACAACAAGAAGCTGTGCTTTCAGGCAACATGACTGGAAGCTGGTCATTAAGATTGGAGAAAATCCGAAGCAGAAGTTTTATTGAAATTTATTGTATGCATGTAAGAAACACTTTGACGACTATTTCTCTAAATTTAAAATCCCTAAAGTTCCGAGCCTCACAGCGAGGTTCACATTATTTTTACTCTCTGTTCTCGGGTACGCTTGCGTATTTAAACTCTCCAGTGGCAAAACCCTTCAATATCTGATTCGATTTGTGCCCAAATACTCTTGTAACGctcatgtttttatatttaaactaaTTACACAATTACGGGGTTGTGAATCTAAATAAGGTCTTAAATAAGGCTAATATTACCCACTTCCGGTTTTGCGCAATCTTCGCGAAGCAAGGAAAGACACGCGAAAACAACAACTACTAAAcaaacccaaagtgtattaagtgacacagagaaacaaacaaccaaggtgcaccaaaaaaaaaaaatatatatatatatatacacaaaataagaaaagtgtgtagcgtatgcgtgtgtgtgagtatatgtATGAATGTCTGGAGTCTGggccccctcccctccccctcTGTGTACTTGCCTGAACTTTGACCTCTTGGTGGCTGAGCAGGGGGACAAGGAAGGGGACGACACCTGAGTCTATGACCATTTGTATCTGCTCGTTTCCTCCATCTGTTAGGTACGATAAGGCCCACACTGTATCTACGAGAATctagtaaagaaaataaaaaataaagaatttaatgAGACACTGGTGCGAACCTGCACGTCATTTGTACACAACACCTGAAATTCTGTAACAGAATGAAGAGTCTGGTGTACTCACATTTATGTCTGTGTGGTATATGAGGACACACAGGGCAGGGAGGATCTGttcaaaagaaagagagagagacactctAATGAGCAGAGGTTTTTTACAAACTGATCTCCTCGACTGACTTCAGTCTTCATGGGTTCTGACACCTTACAATATCAAAACAGGAAGTTTAATATCGAATAATATACGTCTCCTCTCGAATACGATAAACCCAGAGTGATGATGATTAAGCAGATCCGTAttagaataaatattaaaaaccaaAATTTGAATTGTACGTCACACCGGTCACCTTTACACctttgtgtgtttattacagTTCAGGAGGATGAAGCGGGAGTTTTAGAGTAAACCGTTATCTTGAAGCTGCAAAGCAGGGTTCTACAACGATTTTACACAAGCTTTGGAtatgttttctttcctttttaaataaagacaatcaaaacacacactcactcacctcCTGTACTGTTTCCATTGGTGGGGGAGGGTCTTTGTTTCGGCACAGGTTAACGATAACCCAAGTGACGTTCCTCAGGAAAGTGATggggatggatggattaataaatgataatagaGGTTTGACCACACCCAGGGAAATGACGTAGTCTCGACACTGAGGACCATCACCTGCATGGGTCACAAACAACTTAGCAGTTCAATCAGTTTACATTTCAGGTTTGGATTTGAGGTAACCTTGTAAAATACCTTCAAgttattattatctttaaaaCATCAAACTCCTAAGTTGTCATGTAGTACTGAGGGAACTGTTTAATTGTTCCTGTTCATATAAACAAGTTTCCTATGTCCTAACTAGTCTCGGCAATCATCCATATTTCCTAGTCTCATAGCAACAGTGCTGTCCTTTTAAGAAACAACCCTTCTGCCAAACCTACTCTGTGCCTAACAATGTTCCCTACAACATTTCAAAGATGATAACTTACCAATGATGTTGCCCAGCGCCCACACGGCCTGCTCACACACATTCTGATGAGGGGAATGGAGCAGTCTCAAAAACAAGGGAACAGCATCTAAACACACACGAAAAAAAAGCCATGAGAGGTCAGCTGAATCTAAAGTTCACATAGCTGAGTGAAACGCTCAGGGACTGGAAGCCAGCCATCTTACTGGATTTGACCACGGCCTGCGTCTGTGCCGAGGTCCCCGACGCGATGTTGGTCAAAGCCCAGGCAGCTTCAAACTGCAACGAGGgactgaagagagagagaaagagagagatgagaaaGGGAAGGACCGACAGATTGAAAAATGACATAATAAGGAAGACCAACGGGTCAATGGCAGCTCCAGCCTCCTTACAGACCCGAAACAATACGAGACGAGGAACTAGAACATAACAGAAAACCTAGTTTCCATCAGCTTGATACTTGTGAAGTATTTGACTTCAGTTATTAGACTATTATAATAAGTCTTTGTCAGACGCCAAATAATGCTCCATGGTCACCTCAAGCCACTTAGGAGGAAGCagctatacacactatatacactcttcctgtttttaaatcttacctaaagaccttttttttatacactttgGCATTTAAGACGTGTTAAGTGATGAGGTATTCTTCTcccagttttatattttttatctgcTTATTTCGTAGAACTTGTTAttgttgtatatatattttatttggattttatttttatattattgctgtagtataatttttattgtctGTTTCCATGACTGTAGCTGTTTTAGGATTGTACAGTACTTTGGTCAACTAAGTCAtcttaaatgtgctttaaaattaatttgacttgaCTGGAATAGACCAAGGCCAAAAGTTTAAGGACACCTGACCATTTCCTTCTTGAACCACTCATTCCAGACTTAGCCCCGCCCCTCCTTTTCTTTTATAATACCCTCCCCACTCCTTTTGAaggattttgtattttttccctcttttgcaTCCAGCCTTTATATTTTTAGAAAGGCCAGGCACTGACATCAGGCCAGAAGGTGCAGCAGGGGTTGAGGCAAATCATGCCTTCATGGACCTGCCCTAAGGATCTCAAAGGAGAAAATGTAAACGTCATACCATATAAAGGGAACTTCCTAGTTAAATGCTTCAAACTTTGTAATAGTTTacggaaaaaacaaaaaacaaaaaaaaaaacgtaagtGTTGTGTCGGCATACTTTTGGTCACAATGTGTGATCAGTTGCTCTGCCTGTAAGTAGTGTGCTATAAATGCTATGTTCATGAAAACATTTAGATTCTGCATTGAACTGCagataatacaaaaatacacacgGCCATACATCAATATATCAGCCAATAGAAGTGGATTTGGAGC
This genomic window contains:
- the kpna3 gene encoding importin subunit alpha-4, whose product is MAENAGLENHRIKSFKNKGRDVETMRRHRNEVTVELRKNKRDEHLLKKRNVPQDESLEDSDVDADFKGQNVTLDAILQNATSDNAVVQLSAVQAARKLLSSDRNPPIDDLIKSGILPILVKCLERDDNPSLQFEAAWALTNIASGTSAQTQAVVKSNAVPLFLRLLHSPHQNVCEQAVWALGNIIGDGPQCRDYVISLGVVKPLLSFINPSIPITFLRNVTWVIVNLCRNKDPPPPMETVQEILPALCVLIYHTDINILVDTVWALSYLTDGGNEQIQMVIDSGVVPFLVPLLSHQEVKVQTAALRAVGNIVTGTDEQTQVVLNCDVLSHFPNLLTHPKEKINKEAVWFLSNITAGNQQQVQAVIDAGLIPMIIHQLAKGDFGTQKEAAWAISNLTISGRKDQVEYLVQQNVIPPFCNLLSVKDSQVVQVVLDGLKNILIMAGEEASTIAEIIEECGGLEKIENLQQHENEDIYKLAFEIIDQYFSGDDIDEDPSLIPEATQGGTFNFDPTSNLQTKEFKF